A window from Candidatus Methylomirabilota bacterium encodes these proteins:
- a CDS encoding PaaI family thioesterase gives MDPEILNAHHRGTLTALLGARFVEATKDRLVAELSIRDDLLTVGGRLHGGTLMSLADLVGATGTFLNLPSDATGTTTLESKTNFFAGARGGLIRAEGTPIHRGKSTQVWQTRITDEGGRLLSLTIQTQMVLRV, from the coding sequence ATCGATCCCGAGATCCTGAACGCGCATCACCGCGGCACCCTGACCGCGCTCCTGGGCGCGCGGTTCGTCGAGGCGACGAAGGACCGTCTCGTCGCCGAACTCTCGATCCGGGATGATCTCCTCACGGTCGGGGGTCGGCTGCACGGCGGCACCCTCATGTCGCTGGCGGACCTGGTGGGAGCCACGGGGACCTTCCTCAATCTGCCCTCTGATGCCACGGGCACCACCACGCTCGAATCCAAGACCAACTTCTTCGCCGGCGCGCGCGGCGGTCTCATTCGCGCCGAGGGCACGCCCATCCATCGCGGCAAGAGCACTCAGGTCTGGCAGACGCGCATCACCGACGAGGGGGGTCGGCTCCTCTCCCTCACCATCCAGACCCAGATGGTGCTGCGCGTCTGA